From Macrobrachium rosenbergii isolate ZJJX-2024 chromosome 22, ASM4041242v1, whole genome shotgun sequence, the proteins below share one genomic window:
- the LOC136850860 gene encoding glutamine synthetase, with protein sequence MAYGTNKTVLDRYLRLEIPDQKCQAMYVWVDGTGENLRSKTRTLNFTPKSPSELPIWNFDGSSTGQAEGSNSDVYLHPVAIYRDPFRLGNNKLVLCETYKYNKKPTDTNKRWSCLEVMKEAEEQHPWFGMEQEYTLLDIDKHPLGWPKNGYPGPQGPYYCGVGASKVYGRDIVEAHYRACLYTGINISGENAEVMPAQWEFQVGPCEGITMGDDLWMARYLLHRVAEDFGVIVSLDPKPIPGDWNGAGMHTNFSTKAMRDPDGIVEIESAIDKMSKVHDKHIRAYDPHGGKDNERRLTGLHETSSIHDFSAGVANRGASIRIPRGVAEERTGYLEDRRPSSNADPYVVSERLVRTICLNEQ encoded by the exons ATGGCATATGGAACTAATAAAACAGTCTTGGACAGATACCTGAGACTTGAAATCCCTGATCAGAAATGTCAGGCTATGTACGTCTGGGTAGATGGTACAGGAGAGAACCTGAGGTCTAAGACAAGAACTCTCAACTTCACTCCCAAGAGCCCTAGTG AACTTCCCATCTGGAACTTTGACGGCTCTTCAACTGGACAAGCTGAAGGCAGTAACAGTGACGTGTATCTGCATCCAGTTGCTATCTACAGAGATCCTTTCAGACTTGGTAACAACAAACTGGTTCTCTGTGAAACctacaaatacaacaagaaacCCACTGACACCAACAAACGATGGAGCTGTCTGGAAGTCATGAAGGAGGCGGAAGAACAGCATCCTTGGTTTGGCATGGAACAAGAATATACCCTTTTGGATATTGACAAGCACCCTCTTGGCTGGCCCAAGAACGGTTACCCAGGTCCCCAGGGGCCCTACTACTGCGGTGTAGGTGCTAGCAAAGTATATGGCCGTGACATTGTTGAAGCTCACTACAGAGCCTGCCTCTACACTGGTATTAACATTTCTGGAGAAAATGCTGAGGTCATGCCTGCCCAGTGGGAATTCCAGGTCGGTCCTTGCGAAGGCATCACAATGGGAGATGACCTCTGGATGGCCAGATATCTCCTCCATCGCGTAGCTGAAGATTTCGGCGTCATTGTGTCACTGGACCCTAAGCCTATTCCTGGAGACTGGAACGGTGCCGGTATGCACACCAACTTCTCCACGAAAGCTATGCGTGACCCAGACGGCATCGTCGAAATCGAATCTGCTATTGACAAGATGTCCAAGGTCCACGACAAGCACATCAGGGCCTATGACCCCCATGGAGGCAAGGACAACGAGAGGCGTTTGACTGGGCTCCATGAAACCTCCTCAATTCACGACTTCTCAGCAGGTGTAGCCAACAGAGGAGCGTCTATAAGAATCCCTCGTGGCGTTGCCGAAGAAAGGACAGGCTACCTAGAGGACCGTAGACCATCTTCCAACGCCGACCCCTACGTTGTGTCTGAGAGACTGGTACGCACTATCTGCCTGAACGAGCAGTAG